The Pocillopora verrucosa isolate sample1 chromosome 2, ASM3666991v2, whole genome shotgun sequence genome has a segment encoding these proteins:
- the LOC131786023 gene encoding uncharacterized protein isoform X2, with translation MPPQFNTPKTKETPVPVHLTPPSSGSLSSPNLKEICERNDLETPEKTFLIKKRGSRVLQDVQGICERSRENLSTVLSSMCAFGDPEAKAIVNEIVEDVALKKGVKRTVEELVGDETFSLYVESLRVPDWVLLYFKTKARISGNTWQAVINITKLGRTGKSSDTPILLNLNQMKAAKKVIFGVCKEYMDVKKVPTPLQGYQVDLYPVLELIVCEQRLHKVCSPTLKLLIKIDGRPFCGRNQVLVGLVSRLNPVYSIQSAKSVYPLAIANCKENRESLKVLLKDVNDQKRIIKNQGIFVDGIKFNVEFDVSLDYKALILLLVKKGDLDFQLGGRGVNVEFCFICNAIRGCKCHDVAPDETCLECLRSKCNIGRSTGIRDDLLFLLDEELTSIQLCALHMEMRNTEQLLASIGLIAYKIGSLPEANQALKCFGPESFHGDRISVKKKSGQESAISKQNIHVSSMSGPTEFEILQNLEEIVGLSLPLDKLKLSYMDVNTAKNFILNRVTFCQSRIDRCGLCCAAPRCFIGERYQNGHHLLHFYISSMSNQHDLSNMRGTVRNVNL, from the exons ATGCCTCCTCAATTCAACACTCCTAAGACGAAAGAAACGCCTGTCCCGGTTCATTTGACTCCTCCAAGCAGTGGCAGTCTTAGTTCCCCAAATCTTAAGGAGATTTGTGAAAGAAATGATTTGGAGACCCCAGAAAAGACTTTCCTTATTAAAAAGAGGGGGAGCCGCGTTCTCCAAGATGTACAAGGCATCTGTGAAAGGAGCCGGGAAAATTTGTCAACGGTGCTTTCCAGCATGTGTGCTTTTGGTGATCCTGAGGCGAAAGCTATCGTAAATGAGATTGTGGAGGATGTGGCCCTGAAGAAAGGAGTTAAAAGGACGGTGGAAGAGCTTGTTGGTGATGAAACGTTTTCTTTATACGTGGAAAGCCTGCGAGTTCCAGATTGGGTGTTACTATATTTCAAGACCAAGGCAAGGATATCTGGTAATACTTGGCAAGCCGTAATCAATATCACCAAACTTGGAAGGACAGGG AAATCCTCTGACACACCAATATTGTTAAATCTTAATCAAATGAAGGCTGCCAAAAAAGTGATCTTTGGAGTTTGTAAAGAATACATGGATGTGAAAAAGGTGCCAACTCCTTTACAAGGTTATCAGGTGGATTTGTATCCTGTTTTGGAGCTGATTGTTTGTGAGCAAAGACTGCATAAGGTGTGCTCACCAACTCTCAAACTTCTGATCAAGATAGATGGAAGACCCTTTTGTG GGAGAAATCAGGTGTTGGTAGGTCTGGTTTCCCGTCTTAATCCTGTATACAGCATACAGAGTGCAAAGTCTGTTTACCCACTGGCCATTGCcaattgtaaagaaaacag GGAAAGCCTGAAGGTACTTTTAAAGGATGTAAATGATCAAAAGAGAATTATCAAGAACCAAGGAATTTTTGTTGATGGCATTAAGTTCAATGTAGAATTTGATG TTTCATTGGACTACAAAGCACTGATCCTTCTTTTGGTAAAGAAAGGGGATCTTGATTTTCAACTTGGTGGTCGTGGGGTAAATGTGGAATTTTGCTTTATATGCAATGCAATCAGG GGTTGCAAATGTCATGATGTAGCCCCAGATGAAACCTGCCTGGAATGCCTACGAAGCAAGTGTAACATAGGCAG ATCAACTGGAATTCGGGATGATCTCCTTTTTCTCCTTGATGAAGAGCTTACTAGCATTCAGTTGTGTGCTCTCCATATGGAGATGCGCAATACTGAGCAGTTGCTTGCGTCCATTGGTCTGATTGCCTACAAGATTGGTTCACTTCCAGAAGCCAATCAAGCCCTGAAGTGCTTTGGCCCAGAGTCTTTTCATGGTGATAGAATTTCTGTTAAGAAGAAGAGTGGTCAGGAGTCTGCCATTTCAAAACAGAACATTCATGTGAGCTCTATGTCAG GTCCaacagaatttgaaattcttcaaaaccTTGAAGAGATTGTGGGACTCTCCCTTCCACTGGACAAGTTAAAGCTCTCCTACATGGATGTAAACACTGCCAAGAATTTCATTCTTAACCGTGTTACATTTTGTCAGTCCCGTATTGAT AGGTGTGGTTTATGTTGTGCAGCGCCCAGATGTTTCATCGGAGAGCGCTATCAAAATGGGCACCATTT GCTGCACTTTTACATTTCGAGCATGTCTAATCAGCACGACTTATCTAATATGAGAGGAACTGTGAGAAATGTTAACTTGTAG
- the LOC131786023 gene encoding uncharacterized protein isoform X4 has product MPPQFNTPKTKETPVPVHLTPPSSGSLSSPNLKEICERNDLETPEKTFLIKKRGSRVLQDVQGICERSRENLSTVLSSMCAFGDPEAKAIVNEIVEDVALKKGVKRTVEELVGDETFSLYVESLRVPDWVLLYFKTKARISGNTWQAVINITKLGRTGKSSDTPILLNLNQMKAAKKVIFGVCKEYMDVKKVPTPLQGYQVDLYPVLELIVCEQRLHKVCSPTLKLLIKIDGRPFCGRNQVLVGLVSRLNPVYSIQSAKSVYPLAIANCKENRESLKVLLKDVNDQKRIIKNQGIFVDGIKFNVEFDVSLDYKALILLLVKKGDLDFQLGGRGVNVEFCFICNAIRGCKCHDVAPDETCLECLRSKCNIGRSTGIRDDLLFLLDEELTSIQLCALHMEMRNTEQLLASIGLIAYKIGSLPEANQALKCFGPESFHGDRISVKKKSGQESAISKQNIHVSSMSGPTEFEILQNLEEIVGLSLPLDKLKLSYMDVNTAKNFILNRVTFCQSRIDFRGVVYVVQRPDVSSESAIKMGTICCTFTFRACLISTTYLI; this is encoded by the exons ATGCCTCCTCAATTCAACACTCCTAAGACGAAAGAAACGCCTGTCCCGGTTCATTTGACTCCTCCAAGCAGTGGCAGTCTTAGTTCCCCAAATCTTAAGGAGATTTGTGAAAGAAATGATTTGGAGACCCCAGAAAAGACTTTCCTTATTAAAAAGAGGGGGAGCCGCGTTCTCCAAGATGTACAAGGCATCTGTGAAAGGAGCCGGGAAAATTTGTCAACGGTGCTTTCCAGCATGTGTGCTTTTGGTGATCCTGAGGCGAAAGCTATCGTAAATGAGATTGTGGAGGATGTGGCCCTGAAGAAAGGAGTTAAAAGGACGGTGGAAGAGCTTGTTGGTGATGAAACGTTTTCTTTATACGTGGAAAGCCTGCGAGTTCCAGATTGGGTGTTACTATATTTCAAGACCAAGGCAAGGATATCTGGTAATACTTGGCAAGCCGTAATCAATATCACCAAACTTGGAAGGACAGGG AAATCCTCTGACACACCAATATTGTTAAATCTTAATCAAATGAAGGCTGCCAAAAAAGTGATCTTTGGAGTTTGTAAAGAATACATGGATGTGAAAAAGGTGCCAACTCCTTTACAAGGTTATCAGGTGGATTTGTATCCTGTTTTGGAGCTGATTGTTTGTGAGCAAAGACTGCATAAGGTGTGCTCACCAACTCTCAAACTTCTGATCAAGATAGATGGAAGACCCTTTTGTG GGAGAAATCAGGTGTTGGTAGGTCTGGTTTCCCGTCTTAATCCTGTATACAGCATACAGAGTGCAAAGTCTGTTTACCCACTGGCCATTGCcaattgtaaagaaaacag GGAAAGCCTGAAGGTACTTTTAAAGGATGTAAATGATCAAAAGAGAATTATCAAGAACCAAGGAATTTTTGTTGATGGCATTAAGTTCAATGTAGAATTTGATG TTTCATTGGACTACAAAGCACTGATCCTTCTTTTGGTAAAGAAAGGGGATCTTGATTTTCAACTTGGTGGTCGTGGGGTAAATGTGGAATTTTGCTTTATATGCAATGCAATCAGG GGTTGCAAATGTCATGATGTAGCCCCAGATGAAACCTGCCTGGAATGCCTACGAAGCAAGTGTAACATAGGCAG ATCAACTGGAATTCGGGATGATCTCCTTTTTCTCCTTGATGAAGAGCTTACTAGCATTCAGTTGTGTGCTCTCCATATGGAGATGCGCAATACTGAGCAGTTGCTTGCGTCCATTGGTCTGATTGCCTACAAGATTGGTTCACTTCCAGAAGCCAATCAAGCCCTGAAGTGCTTTGGCCCAGAGTCTTTTCATGGTGATAGAATTTCTGTTAAGAAGAAGAGTGGTCAGGAGTCTGCCATTTCAAAACAGAACATTCATGTGAGCTCTATGTCAG GTCCaacagaatttgaaattcttcaaaaccTTGAAGAGATTGTGGGACTCTCCCTTCCACTGGACAAGTTAAAGCTCTCCTACATGGATGTAAACACTGCCAAGAATTTCATTCTTAACCGTGTTACATTTTGTCAGTCCCGTATTGAT TTTAGAGGTGTGGTTTATGTTGTGCAGCGCCCAGATGTTTCATCGGAGAGCGCTATCAAAATGGGCACCATTT GCTGCACTTTTACATTTCGAGCATGTCTAATCAGCACGACTTATCTAATATGA
- the LOC131786023 gene encoding uncharacterized protein isoform X1, with the protein MPPQFNTPKTKETPVPVHLTPPSSGSLSSPNLKEICERNDLETPEKTFLIKKRGSRVLQDVQGICERSRENLSTVLSSMCAFGDPEAKAIVNEIVEDVALKKGVKRTVEELVGDETFSLYVESLRVPDWVLLYFKTKARISGNTWQAVINITKLGRTGKSSDTPILLNLNQMKAAKKVIFGVCKEYMDVKKVPTPLQGYQVDLYPVLELIVCEQRLHKVCSPTLKLLIKIDGRPFCGRNQVLVGLVSRLNPVYSIQSAKSVYPLAIANCKENRESLKVLLKDVNDQKRIIKNQGIFVDGIKFNVEFDVSLDYKALILLLVKKGDLDFQLGGRGVNVEFCFICNAIRGCKCHDVAPDETCLECLRSKCNIGRSTGIRDDLLFLLDEELTSIQLCALHMEMRNTEQLLASIGLIAYKIGSLPEANQALKCFGPESFHGDRISVKKKSGQESAISKQNIHVSSMSGPTEFEILQNLEEIVGLSLPLDKLKLSYMDVNTAKNFILNRVTFCQSRIDRCGLCCAAPRCFIGERYQNGHHFRLHFYISSMSNQHDLSNMRGTVRNVNL; encoded by the exons ATGCCTCCTCAATTCAACACTCCTAAGACGAAAGAAACGCCTGTCCCGGTTCATTTGACTCCTCCAAGCAGTGGCAGTCTTAGTTCCCCAAATCTTAAGGAGATTTGTGAAAGAAATGATTTGGAGACCCCAGAAAAGACTTTCCTTATTAAAAAGAGGGGGAGCCGCGTTCTCCAAGATGTACAAGGCATCTGTGAAAGGAGCCGGGAAAATTTGTCAACGGTGCTTTCCAGCATGTGTGCTTTTGGTGATCCTGAGGCGAAAGCTATCGTAAATGAGATTGTGGAGGATGTGGCCCTGAAGAAAGGAGTTAAAAGGACGGTGGAAGAGCTTGTTGGTGATGAAACGTTTTCTTTATACGTGGAAAGCCTGCGAGTTCCAGATTGGGTGTTACTATATTTCAAGACCAAGGCAAGGATATCTGGTAATACTTGGCAAGCCGTAATCAATATCACCAAACTTGGAAGGACAGGG AAATCCTCTGACACACCAATATTGTTAAATCTTAATCAAATGAAGGCTGCCAAAAAAGTGATCTTTGGAGTTTGTAAAGAATACATGGATGTGAAAAAGGTGCCAACTCCTTTACAAGGTTATCAGGTGGATTTGTATCCTGTTTTGGAGCTGATTGTTTGTGAGCAAAGACTGCATAAGGTGTGCTCACCAACTCTCAAACTTCTGATCAAGATAGATGGAAGACCCTTTTGTG GGAGAAATCAGGTGTTGGTAGGTCTGGTTTCCCGTCTTAATCCTGTATACAGCATACAGAGTGCAAAGTCTGTTTACCCACTGGCCATTGCcaattgtaaagaaaacag GGAAAGCCTGAAGGTACTTTTAAAGGATGTAAATGATCAAAAGAGAATTATCAAGAACCAAGGAATTTTTGTTGATGGCATTAAGTTCAATGTAGAATTTGATG TTTCATTGGACTACAAAGCACTGATCCTTCTTTTGGTAAAGAAAGGGGATCTTGATTTTCAACTTGGTGGTCGTGGGGTAAATGTGGAATTTTGCTTTATATGCAATGCAATCAGG GGTTGCAAATGTCATGATGTAGCCCCAGATGAAACCTGCCTGGAATGCCTACGAAGCAAGTGTAACATAGGCAG ATCAACTGGAATTCGGGATGATCTCCTTTTTCTCCTTGATGAAGAGCTTACTAGCATTCAGTTGTGTGCTCTCCATATGGAGATGCGCAATACTGAGCAGTTGCTTGCGTCCATTGGTCTGATTGCCTACAAGATTGGTTCACTTCCAGAAGCCAATCAAGCCCTGAAGTGCTTTGGCCCAGAGTCTTTTCATGGTGATAGAATTTCTGTTAAGAAGAAGAGTGGTCAGGAGTCTGCCATTTCAAAACAGAACATTCATGTGAGCTCTATGTCAG GTCCaacagaatttgaaattcttcaaaaccTTGAAGAGATTGTGGGACTCTCCCTTCCACTGGACAAGTTAAAGCTCTCCTACATGGATGTAAACACTGCCAAGAATTTCATTCTTAACCGTGTTACATTTTGTCAGTCCCGTATTGAT AGGTGTGGTTTATGTTGTGCAGCGCCCAGATGTTTCATCGGAGAGCGCTATCAAAATGGGCACCATTT TAGGCTGCACTTTTACATTTCGAGCATGTCTAATCAGCACGACTTATCTAATATGAGAGGAACTGTGAGAAATGTTAACTTGTAG
- the LOC131786023 gene encoding uncharacterized protein isoform X3: protein MPPQFNTPKTKETPVPVHLTPPSSGSLSSPNLKEICERNDLETPEKTFLIKKRGSRVLQDVQGICERSRENLSTVLSSMCAFGDPEAKAIVNEIVEDVALKKGVKRTVEELVGDETFSLYVESLRVPDWVLLYFKTKARISGNTWQAVINITKLGRTGKSSDTPILLNLNQMKAAKKVIFGVCKEYMDVKKVPTPLQGYQVDLYPVLELIVCEQRLHKVCSPTLKLLIKIDGRPFCGRNQVLVGLVSRLNPVYSIQSAKSVYPLAIANCKENRESLKVLLKDVNDQKRIIKNQGIFVDGIKFNVEFDVSLDYKALILLLVKKGDLDFQLGGRGVNVEFCFICNAIRGCKCHDVAPDETCLECLRSKCNIGRSTGIRDDLLFLLDEELTSIQLCALHMEMRNTEQLLASIGLIAYKIGSLPEANQALKCFGPESFHGDRISVKKKSGQESAISKQNIHVSSMSGPTEFEILQNLEEIVGLSLPLDKLKLSYMDVNTAKNFILNRVTFCQSRIDFRGVVYVVQRPDVSSESAIKMGTILGCTFTFRACLISTTYLI, encoded by the exons ATGCCTCCTCAATTCAACACTCCTAAGACGAAAGAAACGCCTGTCCCGGTTCATTTGACTCCTCCAAGCAGTGGCAGTCTTAGTTCCCCAAATCTTAAGGAGATTTGTGAAAGAAATGATTTGGAGACCCCAGAAAAGACTTTCCTTATTAAAAAGAGGGGGAGCCGCGTTCTCCAAGATGTACAAGGCATCTGTGAAAGGAGCCGGGAAAATTTGTCAACGGTGCTTTCCAGCATGTGTGCTTTTGGTGATCCTGAGGCGAAAGCTATCGTAAATGAGATTGTGGAGGATGTGGCCCTGAAGAAAGGAGTTAAAAGGACGGTGGAAGAGCTTGTTGGTGATGAAACGTTTTCTTTATACGTGGAAAGCCTGCGAGTTCCAGATTGGGTGTTACTATATTTCAAGACCAAGGCAAGGATATCTGGTAATACTTGGCAAGCCGTAATCAATATCACCAAACTTGGAAGGACAGGG AAATCCTCTGACACACCAATATTGTTAAATCTTAATCAAATGAAGGCTGCCAAAAAAGTGATCTTTGGAGTTTGTAAAGAATACATGGATGTGAAAAAGGTGCCAACTCCTTTACAAGGTTATCAGGTGGATTTGTATCCTGTTTTGGAGCTGATTGTTTGTGAGCAAAGACTGCATAAGGTGTGCTCACCAACTCTCAAACTTCTGATCAAGATAGATGGAAGACCCTTTTGTG GGAGAAATCAGGTGTTGGTAGGTCTGGTTTCCCGTCTTAATCCTGTATACAGCATACAGAGTGCAAAGTCTGTTTACCCACTGGCCATTGCcaattgtaaagaaaacag GGAAAGCCTGAAGGTACTTTTAAAGGATGTAAATGATCAAAAGAGAATTATCAAGAACCAAGGAATTTTTGTTGATGGCATTAAGTTCAATGTAGAATTTGATG TTTCATTGGACTACAAAGCACTGATCCTTCTTTTGGTAAAGAAAGGGGATCTTGATTTTCAACTTGGTGGTCGTGGGGTAAATGTGGAATTTTGCTTTATATGCAATGCAATCAGG GGTTGCAAATGTCATGATGTAGCCCCAGATGAAACCTGCCTGGAATGCCTACGAAGCAAGTGTAACATAGGCAG ATCAACTGGAATTCGGGATGATCTCCTTTTTCTCCTTGATGAAGAGCTTACTAGCATTCAGTTGTGTGCTCTCCATATGGAGATGCGCAATACTGAGCAGTTGCTTGCGTCCATTGGTCTGATTGCCTACAAGATTGGTTCACTTCCAGAAGCCAATCAAGCCCTGAAGTGCTTTGGCCCAGAGTCTTTTCATGGTGATAGAATTTCTGTTAAGAAGAAGAGTGGTCAGGAGTCTGCCATTTCAAAACAGAACATTCATGTGAGCTCTATGTCAG GTCCaacagaatttgaaattcttcaaaaccTTGAAGAGATTGTGGGACTCTCCCTTCCACTGGACAAGTTAAAGCTCTCCTACATGGATGTAAACACTGCCAAGAATTTCATTCTTAACCGTGTTACATTTTGTCAGTCCCGTATTGAT TTTAGAGGTGTGGTTTATGTTGTGCAGCGCCCAGATGTTTCATCGGAGAGCGCTATCAAAATGGGCACCATTT TAGGCTGCACTTTTACATTTCGAGCATGTCTAATCAGCACGACTTATCTAATATGA
- the LOC136279163 gene encoding ATP-binding cassette sub-family C member 4-like, with the protein MAPKGGYRKISADEDKKVSFVSSLLFRWMNGVLREGSQRPLDQNNFLPLSEENSGRFVTDKLRKSWESEKHDCKMNGKRPRLWKSVFDMLSAKDVIIILTGNVLCTTSRLLFPLFLGYLVSELTSSEAENTYRLYTCALAMCLNGLIGGLGMHQRDYRCEILGIKIGSALRGLVYHKTLLLSKQTLLKFTAGRLFDLISNDVQKMEEETVKFFFTAIFAVPAYAGVIFLIYNLIGWQAAMGVFLMCILMPYFAVLSYANAKLRLRTATVSDERISLMNQVVSGIRAVKMHAWEEEYGRKIKHVRRNEIRVISKRAAIQSSIDALLYSATPLATLVSVITMVLGGYILTPANVFMLLSFMGVIKLSGMLNMTYGLMATYDAYVSLGRIEEFLLLENLSKASESDESNEPQQKAKRTSGNESFSNMKKEEENTEKVSLSREVTDKGSIILYVSNLSYAKTHREDEFILEDINFFAPSKSLTVITGPVGSGKSTLLSAIAGEIPNAGGTIDYQGSVTYLPQTAWVFSGTIKENILFGQPFEESKYERIIDVCALKEDFTQLPDGDQTVVGERGEVLSGGQQARVSLARAVYADGDIYLLDDPLSAVDFKVGQHIFNKCIKDLLGDKVVVFASHQQQHMENADQVIVLYKGRVLDKGRFPELHEKGVISTTIDPLYKAALKDKTDSSEPFGREDKGEDDDAEKCQKTHAMPNEARSLEIAKEDRGIGVVTSRLYWDYFRSGAHPLMITGMVGLSLITQAIIAAPDLWLSFLARLDPEDQKDKTYLSVFACLVGACFTFSIVWAYGFLNVCLKCAERLHDKMVVAILQAPVLFFDSNPVGRILNRFSNDIGCVDEMLPKTFLTTMQMLLVIFAQILVTVATNAWLVFLVVPISVLVVFLSNYYLKTARELKRLESISRSPVFAHFSETLIGLDTIRTRGRQRDFVDALYRYQDVHNQAYIMVMSSGRWLGARLDCLASLLVGAVALAAILVSQDAAYAGLALVYVIQTLTMTQYAVRKTSEVENYMTSVERVMTYTKLDREPGYEEERTSLQDWPRRGSIVLRNVSLTHYPGGPQVLKNINLSIKGGAKIGVAGRTGAGKSSFVAALMRMPDADGEIIIDHVPVKEIGLQQARRGISVLGQSPVLFSGSLRKNLDFLDKFQDAELWQALEDVHLKDFVGRLDAKLDYELLEHGANVSVGERQLICLARVLLQQSKIVVLDEPTAHVDPDTEQTIWNVVLEKLKESTVITIAHRLNTIKECEKILVLKDGKVEGFDKFDSIMNSK; encoded by the exons ATGGCACCAAAAGGCGGTTACAGGAAAATCTCTGctgatgaagataaaaaagtcagttttgtaTCTTCACTTCTTTTTCGTTGGATGAACGGAGTCCTTAGGGAGGGCAGTCAAAGACCTTTGgatcaaaataactttttaccCTTATCAGAGGAGAACTCTGGCCGTTTTGTCACCGACAAGCTTCGAAAGAGCTGGGAAAGCGAGAAACATGATTGCAAGATGAATGGGAAAAGGCCCAGACTTTGGAAAAGCGTGTTTGATATGCTTTCTGCCAAagatgttatcatcattttgacgGGGAATGTATTATGTACAACTTCTCGCcttctctttccactgtttctcGGGTATCTTGTTTCTGAGCTTACGTCAAGTGAGGCAGAGAATACTTATCGGCTCTACACCTGCGCATTAGCTATGTGTCTCAATGGTTTGATTGGTGGTCTTGGTATGCACCAGCGAGACTACAGATGTGAAATATTAGGGATCAAAATAGGAAGTGCCCTGAGGGGACTGGTTTACCACAAG ACGCTTCTACTCAGTAAGCAGACGTTACTGAAATTCACTGCCGGACGCTTATTCGATCTGATATCCAATGATGTTCAAAAAATGGAAGAAGAGacagtcaagttttttttcacagcCATTTTCGCAGTCCCTGCTTATGCAGGGGTCATATTCCTTatctacaatttgattggttggcaGGCTGCTATGGGTGTGTTCCTCATGTGTATACTCATGCCATACTTTGCCGTCTTGTCCTATGCTAACGCTAAGCTGCGCTTGCGCACAGCTACAGTATCCGATGAGCGAATTTCCCTAATGAATCAAGTAGTTTCCGGGATCCGCGCGGTCAAAATGCATGCGTGGGAGGAGGAATATGGACGAAAGATAAAACATGTGAGAAG aaatgaaatcaGGGTCATTTCGAAGAGGGCAGCCATTCAGTCAAGTATCGATGCCTTGTTATACAGTGCGACGCCACTGGCCACTCTGGTGTCAGTAATTACTATGGTGCTTGGAGGCTACATCCTCACGCCCGCCAATGTTTTCATGCTCCTGTCGTTTATGGGTGTTATAAAATTGAGTGGCATGTTGAATATGACATATGGTTTAATGGCAACGTATGACGCCTACGTTTCGCTCGGAAGAATCGAAGAATTCCTTCTTTTGGAAAATCTGTCAAAAGCCTCGGAGAGTGATGAAAGCAACGAGCCCCaacaaaaagcgaaaagaaCCTCAGGTAACGAAAGTTTCAGTAATATGAAAAAGGAAGAGGAAAATACGGAGAAAGTTTCTCTGTCTCGTGAAGTAACAGATAAAGGGTCCATTATACTATACGTGTCAAATTTAAGCTACGCAAAAACGCATCGTGAAGATGAATTTATTCTTGAGGATATCAACTTCTTTGCACCTTCAAAGAGTTTAACAGTCATCACCGGCCCGGTTGGAAGTGGTAAGTCTACTCTGCTCTCAGCGATCGCTGGTGAAATTCCGAACGCCGGTGGAACGATTGATTATCAAGGCTCTGTCACTTACTTGCCTCAGACTGCTTGGGTGTTCTCAGGtacgataaaagaaaacattctgtttgGTCAACCCTTCGAGGAGTCCAAGTACGAAAGAATAATCGACGTCTGTGCTCTGAAAGAAGACTTTACGCAGTTACCTGATGGTGATCAAACAGTTGTTGGAGAACGCGGCGAGGTTCTGAGTGGAGGGCAACAGGCGAGAGTAAGTTTAGCTCGTGCAGTTTATGCTGACGGAGATATTTATCTATTGGATGATCCACTGAGTGCTGTCGATTTTAAAGTTGGCCAACACATCTTTAACAAATGCATCAAAGATTTACTAGGGGATAAAGTCGTTGTGTTTGCCTCTCATCAGCAACAGCACATGGAAAATGCTGATCAAGTGATTGTGTTGTACAAGGGGCGTGTCCTCGACAAGGGACGCTTTCCTGAGCTGCACGAAAAGGGTGTAATCAGTACAACTATTGACCCGCTCTATAAAGCAGCTCTGAAGGACAAAACGGACTCATCTGAGCCGTTCGGCAGGGAAGATAAGGGAGAAGACGATGATGCTGAAAAATGCCAGAAAACACATGCTATGCCCAATGAAGCGAGGAGTTTGGAGATAGCGAAGGAGGATCGGGGAATCGGAGTTGTGACATCCAGGCTTTATTGGGACTATTTCAGAAGTGGAGCACATCCTTTGATGATAACTGGAATGGTTGGTTTAAGTCTCATTACTCAAG CCATCATAGCTGCTCCAGACTTGTGGCTCTCATTTCTTGCAAGGTTAGACCCAGAGGATCAGAAGGACAAGACATATCTATCTGTCTTCGCCTGTTTAGTTGGCGCGTGTTTCACATTTAGTATCGTTTGGGCTTATGGATTCTTGAATGTTTGTCTAAAGTGCGCCGAGCGTCTTCACGATAAAATGgttgtggccattttacaaGCACCTGTCCTATTCTTTGATTCAAATCCAGTGGGAAGAATCCTAAATCGCTTCTCCAATGATATTGGCTGCGTAGATGAGATGTTACCCAAAACATTCCTGACGACAATGCAGATGCTCTTGGTGATATTTGCCCAAATTCTGGTAACAGTTGCCACAAATGCTTGGCTGGTGTTTCTTGTTGTTCCAATTTCCGTGCTGGTCGTTTTTCTATCCAATTATTACTTAAAGACTGCCAGAGAACTAAAGAGGTTAGAGTCGATATCCCGAAGCCCAGTGTTTGCTCATTTTTCAGAGACTTTGATAGGACTGGACACGATTCGTACGAGAGGAAGACAGAGAGATTTTGTGGATGCACTTTACAG ATATCAAGATGTTCATAATCAGGCGTACATTATGGTGATGTCCAGCGGTAGGTGGCTCGGTGCACGTTTGGATTGTCTCGCTTCCTTGTTAGTCGGTGCAGTTGCTCTGGCTGCAATCTTGGTATCTCAAGATGCCG cttacGCTGGTCTCGCTCTTGTTTACGTCATCCAAACTCTGACCATGACTCAATACGCTGTTAGAAAAACCTCTGAAGTGGAAAACTACATGACGTCAGTTGAGCGAGTTATGACCTACACCAAACTTGACCGGGAGCCTGGATACGAGGAAGAACGAACATCCCTACAAGATTGGCCTCGGAGAGGAAGTATTGTTTTGAGAAATGTGTCATTGACGCACTATCCGGGGGGGCCTCAAGTGCTGAAGAACATCAATCTTAGCATTAAAGGAGGAGCAAAGATCGGAGTTGCCGGCCGTACGGGAGCTGGGAAGTCATCTTTTGTAGCAGCTCTTATGCGCATGCCTGATGCTGATGGAGAGATAATCATCGACCATGTTCCAGTTAAGGAGATAGGCCTCCAACAAGCTCGACGAGGTATCTCGGTTCTTGGCCAAAGTCCTGTTCTTTTTAGTGGATCATTGAGGAAAAATCTCGATTTTTTAGACAAGTTTCAAGACGCTGAATTATGGCAGGCTTTAGAGGATGTACATCTGAAAGATTTTGTCGGGAGGCTTGACGCCAAGCTGGATTACGAACTGCTGGAACATGGCGCTAATGTGAGTGTCGGAGAGCGGCAGTTAATTTGCTTAGCTCGTGTGCTGCTACAGCAAAGTAAAATCGTCGTCTTGGACGAGCCAACTGCGCATGTTGACCCAGACACAGAGCAGACGATCTGGAATGTAGTGCTGGAGAAACTGAAGGAGTCCACAGTCATCACAATAGCCCACCGTTTGAACACGATAAAAGAATGCGAGAAGATTTTGGTCTTGAAAGATGGAAAAGTAGAAGgatttgacaaatttgattcAATAATGAACAGTAAGTGA